One Archangium violaceum genomic window, GAACACAGCTTCCCCCGAGGCGCTGTACAAGCGATGAAAGAGATGAGCGTTTCCAGCGGCGCCGTGACACAGGCCGGCGTCCCGGACTCCCGACTCCCCGGAAGGCCGCTCCGCGGCGCGTCGAGCGGTGCGCAGGGCTTCATCTTCCCAGTCGCTCCTCCCCACGCTCCGAGCGGCCTGGAGCAGCGCCACCGACAGTCCGAGATCTCCGTAGCACCAGGCGATGCGCGAGGGGCGCCGCACGGGGGCGCCCGCGGAGATGACCGTTCCGAAGCTGGCCCGAGCGTCCCGCGAATCGCGCTGCGCCAGGAGCCACCGCACCGCGCCCTCCAGGAGCATCCGAGCCCGCTCCTCGGCGACGCCATGCACGCACGCCCGAGCGAGCAGCAGGATGACTCCTGGAACGCCATGGGCCACGCCCAGGTTGTAGTAACCCTGGGGGTAGAGCGCCCGCTGCCACTCGGGCAACAGCTCCGGGGGCGTGTACCAGGAGAGGCCCTCCGTCCGGGACACCGCCAGCTCCTCCAACCGCAGCACCACCTGCTCGAGGATGGCCCGCCCTCGAGGGGAGCCGATGCGCTCGCAGGCATACACGCCATACCCCACCAGGCCGTCGATCAGCTCATAGGCGCCGCGCCAGGGGCTCCGCCCGACATGCGTGAGCAGCAACTCATCCACGTCGGCGGTGGGCTCCTCGTCCTCGGACAAGCCCAGCTCCCGGCTCAGGTGGAGCAGTGCCCAGGCCACACCGGTGAAGCCTCCGAACAGGGAGGGCGGCTGCTGGGATTCGGCCAACAGCTCCATCGCTCGGGACATCAGCTCCTGGGCCCGCTCCGCCGAGGGCTCGTGCTGGAACGTCCGGTGGAAGTAGGCGTGGAACACGGCCATTCCCGCCAGTCCCGAGGACAGGCCGGGGAGCTCCCGGGTGACACCGCTCAGGGCGGTGGAGATCTCCTCGACGGTCCGCCGTACCTGGAGCGCCAGGGCCTCGTCGCTCGAGAGCAGTGGTGTCATGGGAGCCTCCGGGCTCGGGCCGCTTGCGATTCGTACAGGCGGGAGAGGAAATCGTAGAGCACCAGCTCCTGCGCACGGTGAGCGGCGCGCAGCATCCGGTTGACGTGCATGTGCATGTAGCTGCCCGCGAGCAGTTCGAGGGGCACGCGAAGGTGGCCCCGCTGCTCGAGCGCCTTCAACTCCGACACCACGGGCGCCAGGGCTCGCGAGCGGTGCTCCAGCACTCCGAACCCCTGCGCGAGTGGATGACCGGCCGGCGCGAGCAACAGCTCCTCCAGCGAGCGCCGCTCCTCGCGGTAACGCGCCGAGAGCTGCGCCCCGAGCGTCTTGTCCAGACGGTGCTCGTGAGCCATCAACGCACGCGCCTGACGCACCACCCGGAGCCTTGCCTCGAGCTCCAACCCGAGCTCCACCAGCAACCGGTGGCACCCATACAGCGCGAGCCGCCACCGCGCGTCCGCCCCTTCTTCTCCGCCCGCGAGCATCGGCATGAGCGCCAGCACGGCCTCGCTGTCATGGTGGAAGAGCCGCTCGGCCAGCTCCACGCCCTCGTCCCCGCCGTAGCGCTCCACCTCCCGCTCGTACGTGTCCAGCACCAACCGCCGGACGAGCCCCTCGCGTGTCAGGGACTCCACCCGCGAGGACAGCTCCGGTAGCACCTCGCCCAGAAGCCGAGCGGGCTCGCCCAGGAAGCGCAGGCGCACGTGCCAGTCCGGGTCACCGTAACGGAGGAAGAACCAGCGCCCGGTTGCGCCCGAGTCCTTCACCTCCTCGATGAAGGGCGCGAGGTGCTCGCGCAGCAGCACATCCGCGCTGGCGGTGCCCGTGTACAGCTTCGCGTAGAGCCACGCCGAGCCGGGGGCGAACGAGCGAGGCTTCGGGACGGAGGTGCTCGAGGACTGTGGCGCCACGGTGGGCGACGGCTCGGGCGGGTTGCGCAGGAAGGGAACGACGAGCTCGTGCACGAAGGCGCCCTCGGGACCCTGGACGGCCAGGGCCTCGGGCCCGGGGAGAAGCTCCCGCAGCACCGCGAGCTCCCGCCCCTTCACGAGTTGGACGAAGGTCTCCGCGCAGAGCACGTTCTCCAGGTCCAGCGGCAGGACATTGTCCCCGTCCACCAGGGCCACATGGCGAGGGAGGCCTCGCCGCTCCACCAGCGTGCGCAGGCCCTCCACGAGCGCGGCTCCCGCCAGCGTCCCCAGCGACTGCAACTCCCGTGTGTCGAGCCGCCAACGCGCCCGGGCCAGCACCACCCGGCCACAACGCACCCGCGGCAGGAAGGGGGATTGCTCCAGGACGCCCCACCTCCACCCCAATCGCTCGACCACCCCCTGGGCCTGGAGCGCGCACAGGAAGCGGTACACGCCC contains:
- a CDS encoding lanthionine synthetase C family protein → MTPLLSSDEALALQVRRTVEEISTALSGVTRELPGLSSGLAGMAVFHAYFHRTFQHEPSAERAQELMSRAMELLAESQQPPSLFGGFTGVAWALLHLSRELGLSEDEEPTADVDELLLTHVGRSPWRGAYELIDGLVGYGVYACERIGSPRGRAILEQVVLRLEELAVSRTEGLSWYTPPELLPEWQRALYPQGYYNLGVAHGVPGVILLLARACVHGVAEERARMLLEGAVRWLLAQRDSRDARASFGTVISAGAPVRRPSRIAWCYGDLGLSVALLQAARSVGRSDWEDEALRTARRAAERPSGESGVRDAGLCHGAAGNAHLFHRLYSASGEAVFREASRAWLVHTLELRHEGEGFAGFRVWQQDASGESWIASPGLLSGASGVGLALLAALGPVEPEWDRLFLASAR